In the Plasmodium sp. gorilla clade G2 genome assembly, chromosome: 12 genome, AAAATGATCATAAAAAGATAGTgtttacttttatttataaaataaaatattcacatataaacatacaaataaataaataaaaatatatatatattaatatttatatatccacctttgtcatatatatattttttttttttttttttttttttttttttttttttaacccCTTTTtgtcaatatataaatatatacatatatttatttttatatttattatgtatgtatttttttattttatttttttgcttGTCTTTATAATTTGCTCTTAagattaaaatatatgtatatgtatatacatatatatatatattgaacaGATATAAAAACAcacaagtatatatatatataatatatttgtatatataatatataatatttaaattttattttatttttttttttttttaaaaaatacacataCAACCGacaaatatggaaaataaatTTCATGAGTGCCTTGTTGAATCAAAAAACAGTTATATTAAATCAAGAACCCACATGAAAGTGTTGCTATTCTcttatttttgtttctttgTATATACATGGTATATTAATATAGTGTGTGTGTATCCTTTAAAATTTAGTAACacgtattttatttattattttatattacaagGTTTAGGGGGGTTATTCCTTGGGTTTCTATCAGATATATATGgaagaaaaatatgtttaaatatatctttttttatattatttataatttttattgtttctTTTATTACTATAAAGACATcctattttttgttttatgatAGAGTACCTGCAACAAATGGAAATGAGAAGGGACTAGATTTACTCTTTTATAGTAATGAGCctcatacaaatataaatacttaTTATAATCAAAACAAACAAccaaataatcaaaataataataataataataataataatctttatagtagtaataataatttatatgttaattataaagatgtatataatttcttaataaattatgaacAAGATATAAAAGcaaatgatgaatatattaagagAGACATCAATCTTAATGATCATcctaataataagaataatctTTATATTAATCTAAATAATGTTGgaagaaatgaaaatataaatgttgaaaataattatattaataatgatcaGATTGATAATACAAacaatttaattataaataataaaaagaaaaaaacaaataaaaagagCTACAACAGAGTGGGATATTCCTcacacacatataaaaatattaacacaGATAtgtataatgatatatataatgatatatataatgatacatataatgatacatataatgatacatataatgatacatataatgatacatataatgatatatataatgatgataataaaaaaattgataagTACAATTATGAAGATGATAATTTTGTTTATCATCCTaactataatataaattattatgaaaaatattttaaaaataaaaatgactacaataaaaataagaaagaaaaaaaatattatgatgatgatattattaCACAAGCAAATAGCAacttaaatatttatgatgagggttatattaaaaataaaatatctcAAGAAGAATTACAACAAATTATTTTagatataatgaataaaacATTAGAAAGtattaataagaaatatatattaaaaaatgataatacatttattagttttatgaaaatatgtatagaaaataatataaataataataataataataataatttgatgGATATTATTAATGATGCATATAAATTTGAAAACGATAATGTTACTATTCTTAAAAATactcataataataaaacatctAATCATACTTCAAATAATttaagaaacaaaaaaattaaaataattacatctataattaataataatataagtaaTCTACAAGAAATATGTATTAAccaaatgataaatatatatagaatctttaaaaaaatgaattgtttcaataaagaaaatacaaaTCACACAcacaataattataataataataataataaatataattatgatgaacaagatatatatagtattcaACGTTGTGTcgaatacataaataataatatcataaaacataaaaattataataatcaaacagcattattatatgaaaacaatataaataataataataataatctatTATCTCAATATTCAGATGaagataatgatattaataataaagaaaattatattctatatttttataaaattattttttatattattacttgtATCAGtggtttatttattaaaggtattaataatatcttaTGTTTAATTATCACAGAAAATATTAACTCTAAATATAAAACTAAAGCAGTATgcttaatatttattttagaaAACATAtctttaattattattcgatcattattttatcttaatgtctttataaatatattttatttatacaaaataaatctAGCAGTATGCTTcttcttaaatatattaaatattttcatattaaaCAAATACTGTAATCAACTTAATATACCCGTTCTagaaattcaaaaaaatatattacaaaatttttattcgcaaaaaaaaaatgattgcAAATCATTGGAAGATATTCAAGCTAACATATCACATAACAGTTCATACAACCAAAAAAATAGTAAGAATAATATGTCTTTTATCCTAagaaatgatgaaaatataaatgattccATGATATATACCAACAatcaaaacataaaaaatgaagcaagcaataataatagtaattataataataatagtaattataataataatagtaattataataataatagtaattataataaaagagaTATAAGATTGGATCttaatcatataaatcaaaGCAGCCAGAGTAGTAGCCCTCATGATAGTCAAGACGATAATTGTAGCGATTCAagtgaagaagaagaagaacaaCAACAAGAACATCGACAACAACGACAATATCTTAAAGAACAAACAAAATacaatatacaaaataacaaatcattgaagaaagaaaaaaaaaaaaagaaaaaaaaaaaagaaaaaaaaaaaaaaaatatttcaagtGATGATTCTATGAAAGATCTTTCCTTTGATGAATTACTAGAAAATAATTTCCAAAgatcaaaaaagaaaaatatgaatgaatctgaaaaaaaattatgttcaAATACatgtataaattataatcatatattaaattgtaatattattaaagatACAGAagagaatatatttatagaaaaaataaaagatagtaaagaatttatagaatataaagaatatcttaaaaataataatatatttaaaatatatatgaaatggttatattatacattaaatgcacataaatatttaattatatcattatgtatattaaattttttatttaatttcttatatattagtttctttattatatataatatatttatatatgatataaagaATGTTTCTAAtttctataaaataaatgatttatttataattttaaattctgtaatacttatattttatatattcttatatttctatttacatcgtattatattaaaaatattaaatctatttggatatttattaattacaTTTGTATCTTTTTCActtatattgtttttatattcaacatcatattttcatatttctttatatgataatacatatattatatatactattatattctatctatttttgtttataccTAATGTatctttattcttattttctattaattattttcatactatatataaaggATTCTTCTTAGGTCTATTCACATTAATAGGAAATCTTGGATTTGTATTCTATGCTATACTCAGATTTACAATACAACAGAAATATATGACACtctataatttaatattctcATGtgttatttgtattatatcatgcatttttattattctcttTATTCCTCAAATTAATTCAACCATAGATTTTCATATTGTAGATAATTCCTATTTTAAtcatttcttattatatagatataataaaaagaaggtATCACCTCTATTTACCTCACTATCTTTTTCATATGAAATGCACGACAAATGAGGAAATATCAAACAAGGTaggatatatatgaatatataaatatgtatatatatatatatatatatatatatatatatatatatatatttttttttttttttttattttttttttttatgaatgaTATATACATTCATGTCAATTTgtttacattttataattttttcaaaacaaaacttataaaaacatttttacttttaattgaaaatatatatatatatttttttttttttttgtttcattaAAAAATTGGTTTACACGTTATAAATTTAAGTAAatacataaacatataatatacatacaaaaaaatacatacatatatatatatatatatatttatatatatatttatatatatatttatatatatatatatatatatttcaatttacatattaatgatttttattttagcTGACAAATCCTTATCGTCAATACATACTGT is a window encoding:
- a CDS encoding transporter, putative, which gives rise to MENKFHECLVESKNSYIKSRTHMKVLLFSYFCFFVYTWYINIVCVYPLKFSNTYFIYYFILQGLGGLFLGFLSDIYGRKICLNISFFILFIIFIVSFITIKTSYFLFYDRVPATNGNEKGLDLLFYSNEPHTNINTYYNQNKQPNNQNNNNNNNNNLYSSNNNLYVNYKDVYNFLINYEQDIKANDEYIKRDINLNDHPNNKNNLYINLNNVGRNENINVENNYINNDQIDNTNNLIINNKKKKTNKKSYNRVGYSSHTYKNINTDMYNDIYNDIYNDTYNDTYNDTYNDTYNDTYNDIYNDDNKKIDKYNYEDDNFVYHPNYNINYYEKYFKNKNDYNKNKKEKKYYDDDIITQANSNLNIYDEGYIKNKISQEELQQIILDIMNKTLESINKKYILKNDNTFISFMKICIENNINNNNNNNNLMDIINDAYKFENDNVTILKNTHNNKTSNHTSNNLRNKKIKIITSIINNNISNLQEICINQMINIYRIFKKMNCFNKENTNHTHNNYNNNNNKYNYDEQDIYSIQRCVEYINNNIIKHKNYNNQTALLYENNINNNNNNLLSQYSDEDNDINNKENYILYFYKIIFYIITCISGLFIKGINNILCLIITENINSKYKTKAVCLIFILENISLIIIRSLFYLNVFINIFYLYKINLAVCFFLNILNIFILNKYCNQLNIPVLEIQKNILQNFYSQKKNDCKSLEDIQANISHNSSYNQKNSKNNMSFILRNDENINDSMIYTNNQNIKNEASNNNSNYNNNSNYNNNSNYNNNSNYNKRDIRLDLNHINQSSQSSSPHDSQDDNCSDSSEEEEEQQQEHRQQRQYLKEQTKYNIQNNKSLKKEKKKKKKKKEKKKKNISSDDSMKDLSFDELLENNFQRSKKKNMNESEKKLCSNTCINYNHILNCNIIKDTEENIFIEKIKDSKEFIEYKEYLKNNNIFKIYMKWLYYTLNAHKYLIISLCILNFLFNFLYISFFIIYNIFIYDIKNVSNFYKINDLFIILNSVILIFYIFLYFYLHRIILKILNLFGYLLITFVSFSLILFLYSTSYFHISLYDNTYIIYTIIFYLFLFIPNVSLFLFSINYFHTIYKGFFLGLFTLIGNLGFVFYAILRFTIQQKYMTLYNLIFSCVICIISCIFIILFIPQINSTIDFHIVDNSYFNHFLLYRYNKKKVSPLFTSLSFSYEMHDK